The Procambarus clarkii isolate CNS0578487 chromosome 24, FALCON_Pclarkii_2.0, whole genome shotgun sequence genome includes a region encoding these proteins:
- the LOC123761795 gene encoding probable ATP-dependent RNA helicase DDX20 isoform X1 gives MKSVVAGNTDLTLSQKSKMAQRKAHKVEDRERTDDIHIEESVDFNGMYLSDHVQQGLKSSGFERPSPIQLAAIPLGRCGLDLVVQAKSGTGKTCVFTVIALEMISVSAPTTQVLVIAPTREIAVQITQVINAIGSTMPRLRAFTFIGGIHLSEDKAKLNCCHIAVGTPGRLTQLVELGLLKVDNIRLFVLDEADQLLTGQFTESVVHLASTLPLNKQIIALSATYTEDVAKVAEGLMRSPNHVRLGRESPALLGVNQFVRLLPYHHQPYRRQQIKFTELMALLATVTFNQCLVFSSSQLRAESICNALKASGWPVSYLTGGQTQSDRLQALEALCSYKCRVLVSTDLSARGLDSEHVNLVVNLDMPRDHATYLHRIGRAGRFGSRGGAITLVTEGEEWQAMRAIASLANVRVYLLQDGWKSSIANNDTKSMEELEFLSDDELQLWLKNNSSQVYGSKSNDKTKEAVEKESKGNGKAAKLREKTTIKGTNESLEDSGKENRGDNTNS, from the coding sequence AAAAGTGTAGTAGCTGGTAACACAGATTTAACTTTATCACAGAAAAGCAAAATGGCTCAAAGAAAAGCTCATAAGGTTGAGGATAGAGAGAGGACAGATGATATTCATATAGAAGAAAGTGTGGACTTTAATGGTATGTACTTATCAGACCATGTACAGCAGGGATTAAAATCTTCAGGTTTTGAACGGCCAAGTCCTATCCAATTGGCTGCCATTCCTCTTGGCCGATGTGGGCTGGACTTGGTGGTACAAGCAAAGAGTGGTACTGGCAAAACATGTGTTTTTACTGTCATTGCATTGGAAATGATAAGTGTATCTGCTCCAACAACCCAAGTTCTTGTTATTGCACCAACTCGTGAAATAGCTGTGCAGATAACTCAAGTGATCAATGCAATTGGTAGTACTATGCCGAGACTAAGAGCCTTCACCTTTATTGGTGGGATTCATTTGTCCGAAGACAAAGCTAAACTTAACTGCTGTCACATAGCAGTAGGAACCCCAGGGCGCCTAACTCAACTTGTTGAACTAGGACTTCTTAAAGTAGATAATATAAGACTGTTTGTTTTGGATGAAGCTGATCAGCTTCTCACTGGTCAGTTTACAGAAAGTGTAGTTCACTTGGCTTCTACCTTGCCACTAAATAAACAAATAATAGCACTTAGTGCAACATACACTGAAGATGTTGCTAAAGTTGCAGAAGGACTTATGCGATCACCAAACCATGTTCGACTTGGGAGAGAGTCGCCTGCCCTTCTTGGTGTTAATCAATTTGTGAGATTACTTCcatatcatcatcaaccataccGTAGGCAACAGATCAAATTTACGGAACTTATGGCTCTTCTTGCCACAGTAACATTTAATCAGTGTCTTGTATTCTCAAGCTCTCAGTTGCGTGCTGAATCCATTTGCAATGCATTAAAAGCATCAGGATGGCCAGTTTCTTATCTGACTGGTGGTCAGACACAGAGTGATCGTTTACAGGCACTGGAAGCACTGTGTTCATATAAGTGCAGAGTCCTAGTATCAACTGATCTCTCTGCCCGTGGTTTGGATTCTGAACATGTtaatctcgttgtcaatcttgacATGCCACGAGATCATGCAACATATCTTCACCGTATAGGACGTGCAGGCCGTTTTGGTTCACGAGGTGGTGCCATTACACTTGTCACAGAAGGAGAGGAATGGCAGGCTATGAGGGCTATTGCATCTCTGGCAAATGTTCGTGTGTATCTTCTACAAGACGGCTGGAAGTCCAGCATTGCCAATAATGATACTAAAAGTATGGAGGAATTGGAATTCTTATCTGATGATGAACTGCAGCTATGGCTAAAGAACAATTCTTCCCAGGTGTATGGAAGCAAAAGTAATGATAAAACTAAGGAAGCAGTGGAGAAGGAAAGTAAAGGTAATGGAAAAGCTGCTAAATTAAGAGAAAAGACCACCATCAAAGGTACAAATGAATCATTAGAGGATTCTGGTAAAGAAAACAGAGGGGATAATACAAACTCCTAA
- the LOC123761795 gene encoding probable ATP-dependent RNA helicase DDX20 isoform X2 produces the protein MAQRKAHKVEDRERTDDIHIEESVDFNGMYLSDHVQQGLKSSGFERPSPIQLAAIPLGRCGLDLVVQAKSGTGKTCVFTVIALEMISVSAPTTQVLVIAPTREIAVQITQVINAIGSTMPRLRAFTFIGGIHLSEDKAKLNCCHIAVGTPGRLTQLVELGLLKVDNIRLFVLDEADQLLTGQFTESVVHLASTLPLNKQIIALSATYTEDVAKVAEGLMRSPNHVRLGRESPALLGVNQFVRLLPYHHQPYRRQQIKFTELMALLATVTFNQCLVFSSSQLRAESICNALKASGWPVSYLTGGQTQSDRLQALEALCSYKCRVLVSTDLSARGLDSEHVNLVVNLDMPRDHATYLHRIGRAGRFGSRGGAITLVTEGEEWQAMRAIASLANVRVYLLQDGWKSSIANNDTKSMEELEFLSDDELQLWLKNNSSQVYGSKSNDKTKEAVEKESKGNGKAAKLREKTTIKGTNESLEDSGKENRGDNTNS, from the coding sequence ATGGCTCAAAGAAAAGCTCATAAGGTTGAGGATAGAGAGAGGACAGATGATATTCATATAGAAGAAAGTGTGGACTTTAATGGTATGTACTTATCAGACCATGTACAGCAGGGATTAAAATCTTCAGGTTTTGAACGGCCAAGTCCTATCCAATTGGCTGCCATTCCTCTTGGCCGATGTGGGCTGGACTTGGTGGTACAAGCAAAGAGTGGTACTGGCAAAACATGTGTTTTTACTGTCATTGCATTGGAAATGATAAGTGTATCTGCTCCAACAACCCAAGTTCTTGTTATTGCACCAACTCGTGAAATAGCTGTGCAGATAACTCAAGTGATCAATGCAATTGGTAGTACTATGCCGAGACTAAGAGCCTTCACCTTTATTGGTGGGATTCATTTGTCCGAAGACAAAGCTAAACTTAACTGCTGTCACATAGCAGTAGGAACCCCAGGGCGCCTAACTCAACTTGTTGAACTAGGACTTCTTAAAGTAGATAATATAAGACTGTTTGTTTTGGATGAAGCTGATCAGCTTCTCACTGGTCAGTTTACAGAAAGTGTAGTTCACTTGGCTTCTACCTTGCCACTAAATAAACAAATAATAGCACTTAGTGCAACATACACTGAAGATGTTGCTAAAGTTGCAGAAGGACTTATGCGATCACCAAACCATGTTCGACTTGGGAGAGAGTCGCCTGCCCTTCTTGGTGTTAATCAATTTGTGAGATTACTTCcatatcatcatcaaccataccGTAGGCAACAGATCAAATTTACGGAACTTATGGCTCTTCTTGCCACAGTAACATTTAATCAGTGTCTTGTATTCTCAAGCTCTCAGTTGCGTGCTGAATCCATTTGCAATGCATTAAAAGCATCAGGATGGCCAGTTTCTTATCTGACTGGTGGTCAGACACAGAGTGATCGTTTACAGGCACTGGAAGCACTGTGTTCATATAAGTGCAGAGTCCTAGTATCAACTGATCTCTCTGCCCGTGGTTTGGATTCTGAACATGTtaatctcgttgtcaatcttgacATGCCACGAGATCATGCAACATATCTTCACCGTATAGGACGTGCAGGCCGTTTTGGTTCACGAGGTGGTGCCATTACACTTGTCACAGAAGGAGAGGAATGGCAGGCTATGAGGGCTATTGCATCTCTGGCAAATGTTCGTGTGTATCTTCTACAAGACGGCTGGAAGTCCAGCATTGCCAATAATGATACTAAAAGTATGGAGGAATTGGAATTCTTATCTGATGATGAACTGCAGCTATGGCTAAAGAACAATTCTTCCCAGGTGTATGGAAGCAAAAGTAATGATAAAACTAAGGAAGCAGTGGAGAAGGAAAGTAAAGGTAATGGAAAAGCTGCTAAATTAAGAGAAAAGACCACCATCAAAGGTACAAATGAATCATTAGAGGATTCTGGTAAAGAAAACAGAGGGGATAATACAAACTCCTAA